A genomic segment from Microcella flavibacter encodes:
- a CDS encoding cytochrome b/b6 domain-containing protein, giving the protein MSGSSTRPARPAATPSAAARPAARPSGRTPARPGATGRLPRRLLLAIGLALLGLVLVVLLARWFRETPAGLGFLAAYPGEYALPQDAPVGIPAWLAWQHGLNAFFLLLIIRTGLLVRTTNRPAAYWTRANSGPLKTKNPPKRISLELWLHLAVDVLFVLNGVVYLVLLFTTGQWVRIVPTSWEVVPNAASAALQYASLVWPTEDGWVNYNSLQQLAYFSVVFLAAPLAIVTGLRMSGAWPRDAERLNRAFPIEWARALHYPVMLFFAAFIVVHVALVLATGAQRNLNHVYAARNDGSWLGLIIFAVTLALMIGAWFAVRPLVIRPIAALTGKVTRS; this is encoded by the coding sequence ATGTCCGGATCCTCGACCCGCCCCGCGCGCCCCGCCGCGACGCCCTCCGCCGCGGCCCGACCCGCCGCCCGGCCCTCCGGGCGCACCCCCGCGCGCCCCGGTGCCACCGGGCGCCTCCCGCGCCGCCTGCTCCTCGCGATCGGCCTCGCGCTGCTCGGGCTCGTGCTCGTCGTGCTGCTCGCCCGCTGGTTCCGCGAGACGCCGGCGGGGCTCGGGTTCCTCGCCGCGTACCCGGGCGAGTACGCGCTGCCGCAGGACGCGCCCGTGGGCATCCCGGCCTGGTTGGCCTGGCAGCACGGGCTCAACGCGTTCTTCCTGCTGCTCATCATCCGCACGGGTCTGCTCGTGCGCACGACGAACCGGCCCGCCGCGTACTGGACGCGCGCCAACTCGGGCCCGCTGAAGACGAAGAACCCGCCGAAGAGGATCAGCCTCGAGCTGTGGCTGCACCTCGCCGTCGACGTGCTGTTCGTGCTCAACGGCGTCGTCTACCTCGTGCTGCTCTTCACCACGGGGCAGTGGGTGCGCATCGTGCCGACCTCGTGGGAGGTCGTGCCGAACGCGGCGAGCGCCGCCCTGCAGTACGCCTCGCTGGTCTGGCCCACGGAGGACGGCTGGGTGAACTACAACAGCCTGCAGCAGCTGGCCTACTTCAGCGTCGTCTTCCTCGCCGCCCCGCTCGCGATCGTCACCGGCCTGCGCATGTCGGGCGCCTGGCCGCGCGACGCCGAGCGACTGAACCGCGCGTTCCCGATCGAGTGGGCGCGGGCGCTGCACTACCCCGTGATGCTCTTCTTCGCCGCGTTCATCGTCGTGCACGTCGCCCTCGTGCTCGCCACCGGCGCCCAGCGCAACCTCAACCACGTCTACGCGGCGCGGAACGACGGCTCGTGGCTCGGCCTCATCATCTTCGCCGTCACCCTCGCGCTCATGATCGGCGCGTGGTTCGCCGTGCGCCCGCTCGTCATCCGCCCGATCGCCGCCCTCACCGGAAAGGTCACGCGCTCCTGA
- a CDS encoding acyl-CoA dehydrogenase family protein has product MHSLTEEQTDLVEMVRDYARTALAPHALEWDRDHFFPVETIKQAGELGFGGIYVAEERGGAGLTRSDAALIFEELAQGDVTIAAYISIHNMVAWMIDAYGDASQQARWVPALASMQHLGSYCLTEPDAGSDAAALATRAVRDGDDYVLTGTKQFISGAGATDVLVVMARTGAAGPSGITAFIVDAHADGIHYGELERKMGWNAQPTRAVTFDGVRVPAVDRLGAEGEGFGIAMSALNGGRLNIAACSIGGAQWALDRAAKHITERRAFGAPLSQQQSLVFTIADMETELQAARLLLRSAAHSLDTGHPDLIAHCAMAKRFATDIAFTAANAALQLHGGYGYLAEYGIEKVVRDLRVHQILEGSNEIMKLIIGRSVLGRVA; this is encoded by the coding sequence ATGCACAGCCTCACCGAGGAGCAGACCGACCTCGTCGAGATGGTGCGCGACTACGCCCGCACCGCCCTCGCCCCGCACGCGCTCGAGTGGGATCGCGACCACTTCTTCCCCGTCGAGACCATCAAGCAGGCCGGCGAGCTCGGCTTCGGCGGCATCTACGTCGCCGAGGAGCGCGGCGGCGCGGGCCTCACCCGCAGCGACGCCGCGCTCATCTTCGAGGAGCTCGCGCAGGGCGACGTCACCATCGCCGCCTACATCTCCATCCACAACATGGTGGCGTGGATGATCGACGCCTACGGCGATGCCTCCCAGCAGGCGCGCTGGGTGCCGGCGCTCGCGAGCATGCAGCACCTGGGCAGCTACTGCCTCACCGAGCCCGACGCCGGATCCGACGCCGCCGCCCTCGCGACCCGCGCCGTGCGCGACGGGGACGACTACGTCTTGACGGGCACCAAGCAGTTCATCTCCGGCGCCGGCGCCACCGATGTGCTCGTCGTCATGGCCCGCACCGGAGCGGCCGGCCCGAGCGGCATCACCGCCTTCATCGTGGATGCTCACGCCGACGGCATCCACTACGGCGAGCTCGAGCGCAAGATGGGCTGGAACGCCCAGCCGACGCGCGCCGTCACCTTCGACGGCGTGCGCGTTCCCGCGGTCGACCGGCTCGGCGCCGAGGGCGAGGGCTTCGGCATCGCGATGAGCGCCCTCAACGGCGGGCGGCTCAACATCGCGGCGTGCTCCATCGGCGGGGCGCAGTGGGCGCTCGACCGCGCGGCGAAGCACATCACCGAGCGACGCGCGTTCGGGGCGCCGCTCTCGCAGCAGCAGTCGCTCGTCTTCACGATCGCCGACATGGAGACCGAGCTGCAGGCCGCGCGCCTGCTGCTGCGGTCGGCGGCGCACTCGCTCGACACCGGGCACCCCGACCTCATCGCCCACTGCGCGATGGCGAAGCGCTTCGCCACCGACATCGCCTTCACGGCGGCGAACGCGGCGCTGCAGCTGCACGGCGGCTACGGCTACCTCGCCGAGTACGGTATCGAGAAGGTGGTGCGCGACCTCCGCGTGCACCAGATCCTCGAGGGGTCGAACGAGATCATGAAGCTCATCATCGGCCGCAGCGTGCTGGGACGGGTCGCGTGA
- a CDS encoding enoyl-CoA hydratase/isomerase family protein: MSEPEVLIERRGALGLIALNRPRALNALTHDMVLEIRAALDVWAGHDEVRTVALRGAGEKAFCAGGDIVGLHREATSGDGRAAAAFWRDEYRLNALIASYPKPIVALMHGIVLGGGVGLSAHASHRVVTASTRIGMPETGIGFIPDVGGTWLLSRAPGELGTHLALTAGSVGAGDALALGLADAYLEADRLDALVAALESERADAAVARLSGPAPAAPLLAEQPWIDAAYAGDDPLRVLERLDAAPEPAAQEAAAAIRAKSPTSVGVTLAALRAARGMPDLEHALAAEFRLALRALLAPDFAEGVRAQVIDKDRAPRWSPPTLQSLDPAAAQAAAAPLTAAERERFAVEEWVAA; this comes from the coding sequence GTGAGCGAGCCGGAGGTGCTCATCGAGCGCCGCGGCGCCCTCGGCCTCATCGCCCTCAACCGGCCGCGCGCGCTCAACGCGCTCACCCACGACATGGTGCTCGAGATCCGGGCCGCGCTCGACGTCTGGGCGGGCCACGACGAGGTGCGCACGGTCGCCCTGCGCGGCGCGGGCGAGAAGGCCTTCTGCGCGGGCGGCGACATCGTCGGCCTGCACCGCGAGGCGACGAGCGGCGACGGCCGCGCGGCGGCGGCCTTCTGGCGCGACGAGTACCGCCTCAACGCCCTCATCGCCTCCTACCCGAAGCCCATCGTGGCGCTCATGCACGGCATCGTGCTCGGCGGCGGGGTCGGGCTCTCGGCGCACGCCTCGCACCGCGTCGTCACCGCCTCGACCCGCATCGGGATGCCCGAGACGGGCATCGGCTTCATCCCCGACGTCGGCGGCACGTGGTTGCTGAGCCGCGCGCCCGGCGAGCTGGGCACGCACCTCGCGCTCACCGCCGGCAGCGTCGGAGCGGGCGACGCCCTCGCCCTCGGCCTCGCCGACGCGTACCTCGAGGCCGACCGACTCGACGCTCTCGTCGCGGCCCTCGAGTCGGAGCGCGCCGACGCCGCGGTCGCCCGCCTCTCCGGCCCCGCTCCCGCAGCGCCGCTGCTCGCCGAGCAGCCCTGGATCGACGCGGCCTATGCGGGCGACGACCCGCTGCGCGTGCTCGAGCGCCTCGATGCGGCCCCCGAGCCCGCGGCGCAGGAGGCGGCCGCCGCGATCCGTGCGAAATCGCCCACCTCGGTGGGGGTCACGCTCGCCGCGCTCCGCGCCGCCCGCGGGATGCCCGATCTCGAGCACGCGCTCGCCGCCGAGTTCCGCCTCGCCCTGCGCGCCCTGCTCGCGCCCGACTTCGCCGAGGGGGTGCGGGCGCAGGTCATCGACAAGGATCGCGCCCCGCGCTGGAGCCCGCCGACCCTGCAGTCGCTCGACCCCGCCGCCGCGCAGGCCGCGGCCGCCCCGCTCACGGCCGCCGAGCGCGAGCGCTTCGCCGTCGAGGAGTGGGTGGCGGCGTGA
- the mmsB gene encoding 3-hydroxyisobutyrate dehydrogenase produces MSGPHAGAPAPSPFTGTVAVIGLGHMGGPMAANLAAAGVDVIGFDLVGSALSAAKEAGIRIAAAGEAAVTQADVVITMLPAGRHVLAAYEGGLLAAARPGTLFVDCSTIAVDDARAAAALAVAAGHRALDAPVSGGVVGAEKGTLAFMVGGEAADVAQVLPLLEIMGGRIVHCGGSGLGQAAKVCNNMILGVSMLAVSEAFVLGERLGLDHQALFDVAANASGQCWALSTNCPVPGPVPTSPANRDFAPGFAGALMAKDLGLAVDALDSTGVHAEAGRLAAAAFARFAEGEGAGLDFSAIIDDIRMRGASPSPAAAEHPAPAPPPTAGDLS; encoded by the coding sequence GTGAGCGGGCCGCACGCCGGCGCGCCGGCCCCCTCGCCCTTCACCGGCACCGTCGCCGTGATCGGCCTCGGCCACATGGGCGGGCCGATGGCGGCGAACCTCGCGGCCGCGGGCGTCGACGTCATCGGCTTCGACCTGGTGGGCTCGGCGCTCTCCGCCGCGAAGGAGGCGGGCATCCGCATCGCCGCCGCGGGCGAGGCCGCCGTGACGCAGGCCGACGTCGTCATCACGATGCTGCCCGCCGGTCGGCACGTGCTCGCCGCCTACGAGGGCGGGCTGCTCGCGGCGGCGCGCCCCGGAACCCTCTTCGTCGACTGCTCGACGATCGCGGTCGACGACGCGCGCGCCGCGGCGGCGCTCGCCGTCGCCGCGGGCCACCGGGCGCTCGACGCCCCCGTCTCGGGCGGCGTCGTCGGCGCCGAGAAGGGCACGCTCGCCTTCATGGTCGGCGGCGAGGCGGCCGACGTCGCGCAGGTGCTGCCGCTGCTCGAGATCATGGGCGGTCGCATCGTGCACTGCGGCGGCTCGGGCCTCGGGCAGGCGGCGAAGGTGTGCAACAACATGATCCTCGGGGTGAGCATGCTGGCCGTGAGCGAGGCCTTCGTGCTCGGCGAGCGCCTCGGCCTCGACCACCAGGCGCTGTTCGACGTGGCGGCGAACGCCTCCGGCCAGTGCTGGGCGCTGTCGACGAACTGCCCCGTGCCGGGCCCGGTGCCGACGAGCCCCGCGAACCGCGACTTCGCGCCCGGGTTCGCCGGCGCGCTCATGGCGAAGGATCTCGGACTCGCCGTCGACGCCCTCGACTCGACGGGCGTCCACGCCGAGGCCGGCCGCCTCGCCGCCGCCGCCTTCGCCCGCTTCGCCGAGGGGGAGGGCGCGGGTCTCGACTTCTCGGCCATCATCGACGACATCCGGATGCGCGGCGCGAGCCCCTCGCCGGCCGCGGCCGAGCATCCCGCCCCCGCCCCGCCCCCGACCGCAGGAGACCTCTCGTGA
- a CDS encoding enoyl-CoA hydratase-related protein translates to MTEYATILTERRERVGIITLNRADRLNALNEQTMHDVVAAAEAFDADEGVGAIILTGAGRAFAAGADITEMAGLDRAEAAARDLFAGWDRFAAVRTPTIAAVNGFALGGGCEVAMMCDLIIASEAASFGQPEIGLGVIPGIGGTQRLVRAIGKAKAMDLVLTGRRIDASEAERWGLVSRVVPAESLMDEALTIAAQIAGRSLPALYDATAAIDAAFEGPLAEGVAIERRLFHASFDRADQTEGMAAFVEKREPRFTHR, encoded by the coding sequence GTGACCGAGTACGCCACCATCCTCACCGAGCGGCGCGAGCGCGTCGGCATCATCACCTTGAACCGGGCCGACCGCCTCAACGCGCTGAACGAGCAGACGATGCACGACGTCGTGGCGGCGGCGGAGGCCTTCGACGCCGACGAGGGGGTCGGGGCGATCATCCTCACCGGGGCCGGGCGCGCCTTCGCCGCCGGCGCCGACATCACCGAGATGGCGGGCCTCGACCGCGCGGAGGCCGCCGCGCGCGACCTCTTCGCCGGCTGGGACCGCTTCGCCGCCGTGCGAACCCCCACGATCGCGGCGGTCAACGGCTTCGCCCTCGGCGGGGGCTGCGAGGTGGCGATGATGTGCGATCTGATCATCGCCTCGGAGGCGGCGTCGTTCGGTCAGCCCGAGATCGGGCTCGGCGTCATCCCCGGCATCGGCGGCACGCAGCGCCTCGTGCGGGCGATCGGCAAGGCGAAGGCGATGGACCTCGTGCTCACGGGCCGCCGCATCGACGCTTCCGAGGCCGAACGGTGGGGGCTCGTCTCGCGCGTCGTGCCGGCCGAGTCGCTCATGGACGAGGCGCTAACGATCGCCGCGCAGATCGCGGGCCGCTCGCTGCCCGCGCTCTACGACGCGACGGCGGCGATCGACGCGGCCTTCGAGGGCCCGCTCGCCGAGGGCGTGGCGATCGAGCGGCGGCTGTTCCACGCGAGCTTCGACCGCGCCGACCAGACCGAGGGCATGGCGGCCTTCGTCGAGAAGCGCGAGCCGCGGTTCACGCACCGCTAA
- a CDS encoding MarR family winged helix-turn-helix transcriptional regulator, producing the protein MASDPLPLDPIAEARRQWLAHGWNDAADGMTLVTSVMRAHQLLLARVEGALKRFDLSFARYEMLQLLSFTKGGEIPMASATARLQVHPTSVSHTVQRLERDGLVERRPHPSDGRASLLVLTDAGRALCEAAVAALNAEVFTEPGIPQPQLAELVRTLARFRESAGDFVTPPPAPEPL; encoded by the coding sequence GTGGCCTCCGACCCGCTCCCCCTCGACCCGATCGCGGAGGCGCGACGGCAGTGGCTCGCGCACGGCTGGAACGACGCGGCCGACGGCATGACCCTCGTCACCTCGGTCATGCGGGCGCACCAGCTGCTGCTCGCCCGCGTCGAGGGCGCGCTCAAGCGCTTCGACCTCTCCTTCGCGCGGTACGAGATGCTGCAGCTGCTGAGCTTCACGAAGGGCGGCGAGATCCCGATGGCGAGCGCGACCGCCCGCCTGCAGGTGCACCCGACGAGCGTCAGCCACACCGTGCAGCGCCTCGAGCGGGACGGCCTCGTCGAGCGCCGTCCGCATCCGAGCGACGGGCGGGCGTCCCTGCTGGTGCTGACGGATGCGGGGCGCGCGCTCTGCGAGGCGGCGGTCGCGGCGCTCAACGCCGAGGTGTTCACCGAGCCGGGCATCCCGCAGCCGCAGCTGGCCGAGCTCGTGCGCACCCTTGCGCGGTTCCGCGAGAGCGCGGGCGACTTCGTGACGCCGCCGCCGGCGCCCGAGCCGCTGTAG